The following are encoded in a window of Streptomyces sp. 11x1 genomic DNA:
- a CDS encoding ParB N-terminal domain-containing protein, giving the protein MATAVSTQPTEPVTHEEEDAPQIVLLDPAQVVRDECNAREEDTEPDEELIASVKEIGVEETISVRPRPDGTYGAFKGWRRAQAQKIANETAEQDGRPVRRIKAHVREDLVGRDGWTRFLSLVENKHREGMSERDILKSQELSLIDMSEVERRQAAKALGVGRNAAKQARAAQKLDDATLRRATAGGMDLEQTAQLAEVEHVRGAERRLLRALERDRQEGNGGRGHWDQEMALLKAEQADDDARTKAEEALKKADIPLLGQPGYGQKDTSKPLAELTTQLGNPLTEDNHKNCPGHSARLDDEHQPVWHCSDPAAYGHKVRPQPKKPRTEEDEQRAEERRKVIACNRAWKAAAGPRQDFVARLVRQKTLPDAARVFAQEVVLTLPHFYSSWTDKHESETVARFLGIKEPENADLTETAVQLPKARVVNALFAHVAAACEYDIREPKTWSNLTVRQARYLLLLEALGQDDNGSYRLSEVEDQAVTRHRPDTAA; this is encoded by the coding sequence ATGGCCACCGCCGTCTCGACCCAGCCCACCGAACCCGTCACGCACGAGGAGGAAGACGCGCCGCAGATCGTCCTGCTCGACCCGGCGCAGGTGGTGCGTGACGAATGCAACGCCCGCGAGGAGGACACGGAACCGGACGAGGAGCTGATCGCCTCCGTCAAGGAGATCGGTGTCGAGGAGACCATCAGTGTCCGGCCCCGGCCCGACGGCACGTACGGCGCTTTCAAGGGCTGGCGGCGCGCACAGGCGCAGAAGATCGCCAACGAAACCGCCGAACAGGACGGCCGCCCCGTACGCAGGATCAAGGCACACGTACGGGAAGACCTGGTCGGCCGCGACGGCTGGACTCGGTTCCTGTCCCTGGTCGAGAACAAGCACCGCGAGGGGATGAGCGAGCGCGACATCCTCAAGTCGCAGGAGCTGTCCCTGATCGACATGAGCGAGGTCGAGCGACGCCAGGCCGCCAAGGCTCTTGGTGTCGGCCGCAACGCCGCCAAGCAGGCCAGGGCGGCGCAGAAGCTCGACGACGCCACCCTTCGCCGGGCAACGGCCGGAGGCATGGACCTGGAGCAGACCGCCCAGCTCGCCGAGGTCGAGCACGTGCGCGGCGCGGAACGCCGCCTGCTGCGAGCGCTGGAGCGCGACCGCCAGGAGGGCAACGGCGGGCGCGGCCACTGGGACCAGGAGATGGCGCTGCTCAAGGCCGAGCAGGCCGACGACGACGCCCGGACCAAGGCCGAGGAGGCCCTCAAGAAGGCGGACATCCCGCTGCTGGGGCAGCCGGGATACGGGCAGAAGGACACGTCCAAGCCCCTGGCTGAGCTGACCACCCAGTTGGGCAACCCGCTCACGGAGGACAACCACAAGAACTGCCCCGGCCACAGCGCCCGGCTCGACGACGAGCACCAGCCCGTGTGGCACTGCTCCGACCCGGCCGCGTACGGACACAAGGTCCGACCCCAGCCGAAGAAGCCCAGGACGGAGGAGGACGAGCAGCGGGCGGAGGAGCGCCGCAAGGTCATCGCCTGCAACCGGGCCTGGAAGGCCGCAGCCGGTCCCCGTCAGGACTTCGTCGCCCGCCTGGTGCGCCAGAAGACCCTGCCGGATGCGGCCCGCGTCTTCGCGCAGGAAGTCGTGCTCACCCTCCCGCACTTCTACAGCTCCTGGACCGACAAGCACGAGTCCGAGACCGTCGCCCGCTTCCTGGGCATCAAGGAGCCCGAGAACGCGGACCTGACGGAGACAGCGGTGCAGTTGCCCAAGGCACGCGTCGTCAACGCGCTGTTCGCGCACGTCGCCGCTGCCTGCGAGTACGACATCCGCGAGCCCAAGACGTGGTCGAACCTCACCGTGCGGCAGGCCCGCTACCTGCTGCTCCTCGAAGCGCTCGGCCAGGACGACAACGGCAGCTACCGGCTGTCCGAGGTCGAGGACCAGGCGGTCACCCGCCACCGGCCCGACACCGCCGCCTGA
- a CDS encoding cell envelope biogenesis protein OmpA, protein MHAIPQRCSHRPLSGGLVVPYVTLIHDGHAAFGVLDADKTINAFRRRLCQICEHPLDERCFLLVRPADVVKGCSPEPALHPECLPYTAAHCPMLNGTATHYRRSPVLASHPAGRPCTDPSCLCLSRTTDEGHPARSGSPADRYEAWMIHTRNYQPVSLPDRPDVPSGISLDAPVLRKRVLRTATLSPDAQHLMDLWNALMGGA, encoded by the coding sequence ATGCACGCGATACCCCAACGCTGTTCCCACCGGCCGCTGTCGGGCGGGCTGGTGGTGCCGTACGTGACCCTGATCCACGACGGTCACGCGGCCTTCGGTGTCCTCGACGCCGACAAGACCATCAACGCCTTCCGGCGACGCCTGTGCCAGATCTGCGAACACCCGCTGGACGAACGGTGCTTCCTGCTCGTCCGCCCGGCCGACGTCGTCAAGGGCTGCTCCCCGGAACCGGCGCTGCACCCCGAGTGCCTGCCGTACACCGCCGCGCACTGCCCGATGCTGAACGGCACCGCCACGCACTACCGCCGCAGCCCGGTCCTGGCCAGCCACCCCGCCGGACGGCCCTGCACAGATCCGTCCTGCCTCTGCCTGTCCCGCACCACGGACGAGGGGCACCCCGCCCGCAGCGGAAGCCCCGCCGACCGGTACGAGGCCTGGATGATCCACACCCGGAACTACCAGCCGGTCTCGCTGCCCGACCGGCCCGACGTGCCCTCCGGCATCAGCCTCGACGCCCCCGTCCTGCGCAAACGCGTCCTGCGCACCGCGACCCTCAGCCCGGATGCGCAACACCTGATGGACCTCTGGAACGCCCTGATGGGCGGGGCCTGA
- a CDS encoding single-stranded DNA-binding protein, with amino-acid sequence MAPSVTHVTGTVAGGVEVRFTQEGIAVCRFRLTETPTQWDATAQKWRDLEPIPYICTAWRDLASNAAESLVDGVSVLVKGRVTGVKDDSIYLSIDDLGISLRRRIAYTETSLPSPIAARPVTAPPVTAPPAPQPATASRTAPGRPGSPPAWWERKRSANWS; translated from the coding sequence ATGGCCCCGTCCGTCACGCACGTGACCGGCACCGTCGCCGGTGGCGTGGAAGTCCGCTTCACCCAAGAGGGCATCGCTGTCTGCCGGTTCCGCCTCACCGAGACCCCCACGCAGTGGGATGCCACCGCGCAGAAGTGGCGTGACCTGGAGCCGATCCCCTACATCTGCACCGCCTGGCGGGACCTGGCCAGCAACGCCGCCGAATCGCTCGTCGACGGGGTCAGCGTCCTGGTCAAGGGACGCGTCACCGGGGTCAAGGACGACTCCATCTACCTGAGCATCGACGACCTCGGCATCAGCCTGCGCAGGCGCATCGCCTACACCGAGACCAGCCTGCCCAGTCCGATCGCCGCCCGCCCGGTCACCGCTCCTCCGGTCACCGCTCCCCCGGCGCCTCAGCCCGCCACCGCGTCCCGCACGGCCCCCGGGCGGCCGGGCAGCCCACCCGCCTGGTGGGAGCGAAAGCGGTCCGCCAACTGGTCCTAG
- a CDS encoding DNA-processing protein DprA has translation MPAHALSERAARAALAAHFTPGQLSAGLTEYTPAEVWDRRVRSDGSGRLAHYRPHEELAQAELTCPFVIPSDEEWPTSLADLGPACPLGLWVRGRERLPRLTGSAVAVTGNRVPTEQAVARAHDFATALAEADHTVTATLAYGVDSTAHQAAAETGRASLAVLPRGLDGAHPHAHAPLLRSILDSGGAAVSLYRPGTEASGATLKASAALLAALARAVILVEALDHVVAMHAAETAVGLHRPLLAAPATGDVRSSGNARLIDKQLAVNSPDPRLALALPHARVARAGDVADGDLLLAAVGKDGADYFTTPYIAHPEPFDPSCKCGVCCLVTKPGEVVVLSQGDPWESCDPWPADDRLLIVSAQRLTDRPLKE, from the coding sequence ATGCCCGCACACGCCCTGTCCGAACGAGCCGCACGCGCCGCGCTCGCCGCCCACTTCACTCCAGGCCAACTCTCCGCCGGCCTCACCGAGTACACCCCGGCCGAGGTGTGGGACCGGCGCGTCCGCAGCGACGGCAGCGGGCGCCTGGCACACTACCGGCCGCACGAGGAACTCGCCCAGGCAGAGCTGACCTGCCCGTTCGTCATCCCCTCGGACGAGGAGTGGCCCACCTCGCTCGCCGATCTGGGGCCGGCCTGCCCGCTGGGTCTGTGGGTCCGCGGCCGCGAGCGACTGCCGCGGCTGACCGGCAGCGCCGTCGCCGTGACCGGCAACCGGGTCCCCACCGAGCAGGCCGTCGCCCGCGCGCACGATTTCGCCACCGCCCTCGCCGAGGCCGATCACACGGTCACCGCCACGCTCGCCTACGGCGTCGACTCCACCGCCCACCAGGCCGCCGCCGAGACCGGCCGGGCGTCCCTCGCCGTCCTGCCGCGCGGCCTGGACGGTGCCCACCCCCACGCGCACGCCCCGCTGCTGCGCTCCATCCTCGACAGCGGCGGTGCGGCCGTCAGCCTCTACCGGCCCGGCACCGAAGCCAGCGGCGCGACGCTGAAGGCCAGCGCCGCCCTGCTGGCCGCGCTCGCCCGGGCGGTGATCCTCGTCGAGGCCCTGGACCACGTCGTGGCGATGCACGCGGCCGAGACCGCGGTCGGCCTCCACCGGCCCCTGCTCGCCGCGCCCGCCACCGGCGACGTCCGGTCCAGCGGCAACGCCCGCCTCATCGACAAGCAGCTCGCCGTGAACAGCCCGGACCCCCGTCTCGCGCTCGCCCTGCCGCACGCGCGCGTGGCCCGCGCCGGAGACGTCGCGGACGGCGACCTGCTCCTGGCCGCGGTCGGGAAGGACGGCGCCGACTACTTCACCACGCCCTATATCGCCCACCCCGAGCCCTTCGACCCGTCGTGCAAATGCGGCGTGTGCTGCCTCGTCACGAAGCCCGGCGAGGTGGTGGTGCTGTCCCAAGGCGATCCCTGGGAGTCCTGCGACCCGTGGCCCGCCGACGACCGCCTTCTCATCGTCTCCGCCCAGCGGCTGACCGACCGGCCCCTCAAGGAGTGA
- a CDS encoding DUF6248 family natural product biosynthesis protein has product MTTRLRHIGAAIMGILDPIPSTVPSPMSEEEGAWVHAHTWTKGLRKIEDAYPRGFHRWCSCERGICPGCASGHHDRCVSAGGPRVDQHADTITDAQGFVVAVIRYGPGQRPCRWLCPCPHTAAVEETADTGQPEQPPAARHAVPAQRPAATPEGQLPLFAGGLQEHGDGEAP; this is encoded by the coding sequence ATGACGACCCGCCTGCGCCATATCGGCGCCGCGATCATGGGCATCCTCGACCCCATTCCCTCGACCGTGCCCTCGCCGATGAGCGAGGAGGAAGGCGCCTGGGTCCACGCGCACACCTGGACCAAGGGCCTGCGCAAGATCGAGGACGCCTACCCCCGCGGCTTCCACCGCTGGTGCTCCTGCGAGCGCGGCATCTGCCCCGGCTGTGCCTCCGGGCACCACGACCGGTGCGTCAGCGCCGGCGGCCCCCGCGTCGACCAGCACGCCGACACCATTACCGACGCCCAAGGGTTCGTCGTCGCCGTGATCCGGTACGGACCGGGCCAGCGGCCCTGCCGGTGGCTCTGCCCCTGCCCTCACACGGCGGCCGTCGAAGAGACCGCCGACACGGGTCAACCCGAGCAACCCCCTGCCGCCCGGCACGCCGTCCCCGCGCAGCGGCCTGCAGCCACCCCGGAGGGACAGCTCCCCCTCTTCGCGGGCGGCCTGCAAGAGCACGGGGACGGGGAGGCACCGTGA